DNA from Rhodopirellula bahusiensis:
GTGAAGACAGCGAGTTCCCCGAGGCTCAGTACTACAGCCCGCCGGAAGGTGATGAGTCTGAGACGGAAGTCTTGCGTGAGGACGAGAACCAACGTGTTGAACGTCGCCGCTACCGCTACACCGAAGTGGTTGTGACGCTAGAGAAAGATGAAAACGGAGTATGGGTTGAGACCGACCGAAACCTCGTTGGCTTGCGGTTGAACCCTTGGTGGTACCCGCACGGCATCTATTCGCCACCCGATGCAGAACAAGGCGGGCCGTTCACGATTGGGCGGGTGATTCACAGCAGTCGCAGTGTCGGCTTCACCGGATGGATTGGAGGCGTCAGCGTGTTTGATCGGGCCCTCTCGGCAGCCGAGTTGAAAGAGCTTGCCGACCTTCGGAACTGATCGGCTGGGATCGGAGTGATCCAGTTGAATGCCGATGTCGGTTGCGACCGAGGAATCCGACCTGCGATAAACGAAATCTCACCGCTTCTCAAACAACTTCTCACAGGACGAACGTGATGGCAGAGCTTCTCCAAGAAACAATGGATCAAATCCGGGCTCATCTCTTGGAAGGGAAAAAGCTCAAGGCAATCAAGCTGTACCGAGAAGCGACGGATTCATCACTTATTGAGTCCAAGGAACAAATCGAGAAGCTCAGCGAAGAGCTTGAGAAATCACACCCTCGACAAATGGCCGACAACAAACCCATCGGCTGCGCCGGAATCCTCTTGCTCGCCGTGGCCGGCGCAGGTTTGGTGGCCAAAAGTGGCATAGGCTTCTAGCCTGTGAATAAGAGGGGCAACGAAGGTATAAATCACAGGCTGGAAGCCTATGCCACTTTGGGGACCGGTTCGCCGGCTTGGATTCCGAGTTTCGAACGAATCCGAGCTGATGACCATTGGAAATCTTCCGCACGGTCCACTAATCCAGCCACGACAGGATTCTGCTCGATGTAGTGGATGATTCGAAGCAACTCCTCTTGATCGCGGGCGTAGTGATCGAAAGTCTCCGCTTGCCAAAATGCACCTTCACCGCCACGTGCTCGATTGCACTGCGTCCCCGTGAAGCTTTGGATGCTGTGTGAAATGCCTTCACGTGGAGTGCGTTTCTTTTCCTTGTCCTGTTGTTGGGCTAAAAACTGTTCCGCCCAAGTTGGATCGGGCAGGAACACCCAATGGTGATGGCTTGGCATCACAACGAATGCGAACAGCGTGTAGCGTTCCCCCGCGAAATGAAGGAACGCGTCGGCGACGATCTTTGCAAGCCGATCATCGCGAAGATGTGTCACTGGTGACTCACCATCCAGGATGGAATCCACCAGTTTGAAAAGCAACTTGTGCTTCTTCATTTCCCAATCGGCGTCACTTAGGTCGAGAGGCTTCTTGCGTTGATCGAATTCATCACGATGAGCACGGATGCGTTTCAAACCAGCGGCTGGCAAACTGCCATCCAAGCAGGCCGTGATGAACGATGCTTTGCCCTCGACATCGATGTGAGGCAGATTGCGACGTCGGAAAACTTTACCCTCATTCATACGCTACCTCCTGTGGCATAGGCTTCCAGCCTATGATTGAGACTGCGTTTGCTCTTTGTGAATCACAGGCTGGAAGCCTGTGCCACTGTGCAGGTTTGATCACAGGCTGGAAGCCTATGCCACCGCTTAGGACTTGATGCCGATGTTGAGGTAGGCGTGGACGTGGGGGGCGCCGCGGAAGTGCCAGACCATTGATGGGCCTTCGACTCGCCAGATGTCCCAGACGCGATCGTTGTCGATGTCTTCTTGTTGATAGAAAGCCATGTGCAGTTGGTCGAGTCCTCCGCTGCTGTTCAGGATCTCCATCACTTCCTTCGAATCGTTCTCACGATAAGGAGCCAGCAACATCTTGAGGGTCGATTCGACGAGCTCCTTTTGATCGCTGGAAAGTTGGTCGACGCCAATCCCCGGAAAGTGCCCGCTCTCGCCCTTCAACTGCACCGCGGTTTCATTGGGAGCCTTCTTTTGTAACGCCAGTTTGGCTTGGTCCGCGTCCAAGGCTTGGAAGACCTTGTTGGCTTGCAAGGTCTGCTGAAAGAACGGGCTGTCGGGGAGGTATTCCTCGCCGTGCCCATAAACAACGGGGCCGCCAAAGCCTATTTTGTCGAGTCGATTTCCGTCGGCTCGCATCGTCACGTGACGACCGGTCAATTCGAATTGGAACTGGTCCGAGCCTGGTTCTCCGAACAACGCGAAACTGTAGCTTTCTAGTCCGCCGTCATCGTATTCCATTTGTTCGAGCAGACGATCGTATCCGTCTTTGGAGGTGATGTTGCGAACGATTTGCTCGACCAGCGTCTTCTGCTTCTTCGAGAATAGATCGTCGCCGATGGTCGTTTTGCTGACGTGCCAGTTCGGGTTGATCTTCAGGCGATCGGCGTGATCGAACGGTCGCCAGACAGCGGTCTTCTGTTTGTCGGACAAGGAGGTGTACAGTTCCCCCACGTAGGTTTCCGCGGAAGCGGTGGGGGCTCCCGCCGCATGAGCAAAACGGGCGTCGAAGAGGTTGGTCGTCGCAACACCAGCGGCGATAGCTCCTCCAAGTTTGACGAAGTCTCGGCGGGCAACGCGTTGGCCATCGGGGCGATTGACGTTCATCGGAAAGCTCATGAGGGTTGGAGGGAATACAGGCGGGAACCGTTTGCTTCAAACGGCCGATTTTGATTCTACCAAATTCAACCCCAGCGAACAAAAATTGGATCGTTTCGAAGACAACGTTGCCCAGACGAGAACGTTACCGAGTTCCGTCCTCGCTTGGTTCCGGCCAATCTTTGATCTGGTCGATCGCCTTCATGACTTGAGGAAGGATGGTCCCGGTCACTCGTGAAAGACGAGCGGTGACTCGCGTATTGAACAACAACGCGACGTTCTTTCCATCGGAACGACGAACCAGAATCGTGTTGGTGCCGGGAAGCGAACCGCCATGGGAAGCGGTCAATTCGCCAGAGTCATCGGTAACCACTGACCAACCTTGGCCGTAGTACCTGGGCTTGAGGTCACCGTTCTTCTTGTGTCCCGCCAAACCTTCCGGCCGAGCAAACATGTCGTTGATTCTGGCGGACGACAACAGTGGGCTGTTCTCGGGGTGATCGAATGCGCTAGCGAACCGAGCCAGGTCGCTGGCCGATGCAATCCACGCTCCGTGGGAATCCATCGCCTCCAAGTGCCAAGCCCCATAGGTTTGCGGCACGCGCGAATTCAAGTCCTTGGCGAAGACGGAGTCGCCTTGGTGCGGATCGTAGTAGCGGACCTCGTTTGGTTTGCGGCCTTTCAAACGAGTCGCGCCGACTGACATCGATGTCACGCCGATCGGTTGCAGGACATCTTGTTGGACATAGTCTTCGTAAGTGTCGCCGGTGATCTTCTCGATGACTCGCCCAAGCAAGCAATATCCGTAGTTGGAATACGCGTACCGCTCACCCGGATCGAAGTCGAGCGGTTTGCCTCGCATGACACGGATGATGGTGTCGGGCGTCGCGGGGTGGGATGCACCGAGAGCGTTTGCAAATTGAGTTGAGCGGAACATCGCGTCGAACGATTGGTCTCGATCCCAACCACCACGATGTTGCAACAAGTGCTGGATCGTGATTTCGTTTTGTCGCTCGTCGATCTTGGAACCTTCTTCCACATGAGGCTCATGGTCGAGGATTTCGAAGACTTTGTCGTCGAGCGAGAGTTTGCCTTGATCGATCAACTGCAAGATCGCGACAGCGGTGATCGGTTTGGAAATGCTGGCGATCCGAAACAGGCTCTCGGGAGTGACCGGCTCTCGCTGGCCGACGTCGGCGTAGCCAAACCCTCTCGCGTAGACGACGTTGCTTTGGTCCGTGATCGCCAGCGATGCACCCGGGATACGGTGCTCGCGAAGGAATGTTTGCATCACCCTATCGACTTCGCGAAACGCTGGTTGGTCGTCTCCGGTGACGATCGCGTGCGACGCGGTTGTGGGATCAAAGCCGGGGCCGCGGAGGACTTTGCCGGGGCGTTTGCCGGTGAACTTGCCATCGGCGAGCACGGGAATTCCGTTGACGATCACGTGCTTCATGCCAACCGATTCTGCGTGCGGGTTTTCGAAGTCCGCTCGATCGGCGAGTTCATCAAAGTCGAACACGATCACGTCGGCGGCTAGGCCCTCGGCGATTCGGCCGCGGTCATAGACCATCACGGCGTTGGCCGCGGCGGCACTGGCTTGCGAGATCGCTTGTTCCATTGAGATCGCCCCCAGGTCTCGGACGTAACGCGACAACATCCGTGGGAACGCGCCGTAGGAACGTGGATGCGAGGCGCCTCGATTGCCACCGGCTGGGCCGACATCGGTGCAGAAAGAAACAAACTCTTGTTGCATCGCCAAAATCTTGTTCGCGTCGCTCA
Protein-coding regions in this window:
- a CDS encoding serine hydrolase — encoded protein: MALCFLVVWLISPATFAADDEPNSKEPTFDLAILNGHVVDGTGAPWYEADVGITNGKITHIGRIDPASAKDTIDAEGLIVAPGFIDMMGQTATPMLRNPSSAMNLLTQGITTINAGEGSSAAPVSEHDAKTVGWQNMAEYFQLLDLKGMPVNTVQTIGHTQVRRLVMGEDDRRPSDDELKAMKEHVREAMRAGAIGVSTALIYPPAVYASTEEIGALAGVAGEHGGRYYTHMRNEGDQLLEAIDEALEIGRIGNTPVHIFHLKAAGRQNWGKMQLAIARIKAARSEGHQVTADIYPYINNGLGIDALIHPRHFGEGRAKFLNRLADNEELRAEVREEIESTSGWENWYRHAGSDWDRIIVGQTTEPRYREYAGQSVAAIAKATGEDDWDTFFGLCNASTFALPETMSDANKILAMQQEFVSFCTDVGPAGGNRGASHPRSYGAFPRMLSRYVRDLGAISMEQAISQASAAAANAVMVYDRGRIAEGLAADVIVFDFDELADRADFENPHAESVGMKHVIVNGIPVLADGKFTGKRPGKVLRGPGFDPTTASHAIVTGDDQPAFREVDRVMQTFLREHRIPGASLAITDQSNVVYARGFGYADVGQREPVTPESLFRIASISKPITAVAILQLIDQGKLSLDDKVFEILDHEPHVEEGSKIDERQNEITIQHLLQHRGGWDRDQSFDAMFRSTQFANALGASHPATPDTIIRVMRGKPLDFDPGERYAYSNYGYCLLGRVIEKITGDTYEDYVQQDVLQPIGVTSMSVGATRLKGRKPNEVRYYDPHQGDSVFAKDLNSRVPQTYGAWHLEAMDSHGAWIASASDLARFASAFDHPENSPLLSSARINDMFARPEGLAGHKKNGDLKPRYYGQGWSVVTDDSGELTASHGGSLPGTNTILVRRSDGKNVALLFNTRVTARLSRVTGTILPQVMKAIDQIKDWPEPSEDGTR
- a CDS encoding DUF3500 domain-containing protein, which translates into the protein MSFPMNVNRPDGQRVARRDFVKLGGAIAAGVATTNLFDARFAHAAGAPTASAETYVGELYTSLSDKQKTAVWRPFDHADRLKINPNWHVSKTTIGDDLFSKKQKTLVEQIVRNITSKDGYDRLLEQMEYDDGGLESYSFALFGEPGSDQFQFELTGRHVTMRADGNRLDKIGFGGPVVYGHGEEYLPDSPFFQQTLQANKVFQALDADQAKLALQKKAPNETAVQLKGESGHFPGIGVDQLSSDQKELVESTLKMLLAPYRENDSKEVMEILNSSGGLDQLHMAFYQQEDIDNDRVWDIWRVEGPSMVWHFRGAPHVHAYLNIGIKS